The Dermacentor andersoni chromosome 1, qqDerAnde1_hic_scaffold, whole genome shotgun sequence genomic interval GTCATGACGAAAACGATGCTTAGCGCGGTAACGATTTACAACAAATAAAAGCATACTGGAACAGCGAGTCATGACGAAAACGATGCTTAGCGTGGTAACGATTTACAACAAATAAAAGCATACTGGAACAGCGAGTGTGGGTGCCGTCAAAGCCGCCCATGATGTACAGCGTCTCGTTGTCGGCGACCACCATGAGGCCACGACGGGGCGAGGAGATGGCTTGCAGCCGGGTCCAAACATCGGTCGACGGGTCGTAGCACTCGACGGTGTCGAGAATAGCGCGACCTGTGAAGCCTCCCACGCTGCAGGCGAGAGTATGGTAATggtaataatcatcatcatcatagttaaGCATACACTATGATTAGAAATCTCCCCTACGGATCTCTATCTCTTCTATGCGTGAATATTGAGGATACTACTCCTTTAAAGGTGAGTGAGGAAAGGACACCACGCCCCACTAAAGGGTCCCTAAAACGGTTCAGGCAAATTTCGTAGACGTGTAGGGTAcatcgtccgttgttttatttggtgccATCGTTGTCATCGTGTATAaacaactcgcccaccagcaccgGCTCGGTACAGCTACAGTAAGACCATCgcgccacaatttaagtgaagcgtctcatattaagataGCTACGCACGATTACAAGTTAGCCTGCTCCCCAGCCATGCGTTTCCTcatcaactcgttcgccgagtgatcggggctaggctccgccttcactggctctgcgtcatagTGCGACGACGtcttgtctacttccggttgtcctGGAGCAaccgcgcgaagcctctccaacctctccgcgaGCCGCCTGGCCGTCGATCCCCAGCGAGAGATatccaagcagcgtgcgttgcgagtgTTCTGTCGCAGTGTAGAGCGTGTCCGGCATTCCaataaccacaggcgagctgggcattttGTTAAATCCCCTCTGTACTACTACCGCTGTGATGAACGAGCTTTAGCGTAGACGcagtagacgtacgtgagcggccttaTCGGCCTGCACGGCCCAGCCACTTGATGGCACAGAGCTTGAGCAGCCAGACAAAGCACTGGTATTAGTGTAACCAAGTATCAAACATTTTACACATCTAAGGAGACAATGTGTTCGTGGTTACGCTCCTGTCAAACATGTACACCAGCAGCAacgtagaatacacttggttactgttATAGTGCAGTAGTAGACTTCAGTTATTGCTACATTAGCTCTGTTGGTTGAACTCTCTGGCACCAGGTGAACGTGAACGGCACGGTGCATAccgttcacgtttgcgcctccgcACATTTCGTAACACGCCCAGTCCGACACGCTAACCTCTAAAGCAGTAGTAAACCTCCGGCGTGACGTGACAGCCGCAAACGCGTAGATGCTGGCGTTGATCGGATACTGACAGCCGCATGCGTcgcagccactccgctcgcacGTGGCCTTGCAGAGGAGCACTGCGGCGCACCTTGACATGTTAGCGTTCGCAATATTTACAGACCACAACGTAGCAAGGGCGATCCATGGGGCTCgcgaaaagaaagggagagacaAACACTCATCGCACAGATCGCGTCAAAAGCAAGCCCAAGCGTAgtaacacaagcaaacaacacttgctgtgtgccggaggTGCATGAGTGTCGTGATAGAATGTCGTTATGTATTTTCTGTCTGTTATatttattgcgacagcagttatatagacactcctgccgcatttctgctgtcgtcgtcggcgtcaccgtgatgttccgtataagtccaagggcgataacaccgtcgccgctagtcgtatgctgtacgtgcgagggaaagcaggcgaggggggggggaatccgacgatcgtggctcaatctggcGAGCACGAAGGAAGAAGGCGGAGAGAGAACAAGTAGCAACTGCACACTTCGCGATAGGCGCGACATTTAGGggcgatttacgctcgagccgcccatcgccgcaagccgcaccgcacgcgggCGGTTCGTGAAAAGCGGGCGGTCGTCGCGATAGGCCACAATATTGCATTTACGCTGAAACCGCATGGTGCCGTGCGGTTCGAATGCGCCCTCTGGTTGTCAAAAACAGGCAACCAGCTACTGGCAACATGCAACAGCGAGTTGTCAGCCTCATGTGCTGGCGACCAACTAAACTTCACGCCGTGCCAGGATTTTGTTATTACGTTTGTTCTTTTATTAGTTATTGTTTTTATCAGCTCGAGCGGTTCACATGTGCCGGCATCCGCACTCTGATTTGGGGATgcgacgtctgttgaaagctggcaaccgttcggccgTGTGCAGAGCAAAGctgttcgaagtcggcaactatcgcaaacagcagacgacactggcatttctttgtcgatgtaggttgaagcttccacatcatcatcatcatcagcctggcgcCTTTTtttattcggattttgttgctttctttatggaggactacggtggttgtggagccgctatagatatctttcagtatttttacatacggctcgtctacaccctgattccgcaatgcctccatgactgctgaggtttcgactgaatcaaacactttctcgtaatcaatgaaagcaatatataaagGATGGTcatattccgcatatttttctatcaccttattgatagtgtgaatatggtctattattgtGTAGCCTTTaccgaatcctgcctggtcctttggttgacgaaagtctaaggtgttcctgattctatttgcaatcaccttagtaaatactttgtaggcaacggacagtaaactgatcggtctataatttttcaagtctttagcgtcccctttcttatggattaggattatgttagcgtttttccaagattccggtacgctggaagtcctgaggcattgcgtatacagggtggccagtttctctagaacaatctgcccaccatccttcaaaaaatctgctgttacctgatcgtccccagctgccttccccctttgcattgctccaaaggctttctttacttcttccgctgttacctgtgggatttcgaattcctctagactattctctcttccattatcgtcgtgggtgccactagtactgtataaatctctatagaactcctcagccacttgaactatctcatccatattagtaatgatattgccggctttgtctcttaacgcatacatctgattcttgccaattcctagtttcttcttcactgcttttaggcttcctccattcctgagagcaagttcaattctatctatattatacttccttatgtcagctgtcttacgcttgtttattaacttcgaaagttctgccagttctattctagctgtagggttagaggctttcatacattggcgtttcttgatcagatctttcgtctcttgcgatagcttactggtatcctgtctaacggagttaccaccgacttctattgcacactccttaatgatgcccacaagattgtcattcattgcttcaacactacggtcctcttcctgagtcaaagccgaatacctgttctgtagcttgatctggaattcctctattttccctcttaccgctaactcattgatcgacttcttatgtaccagttgcttccgttccctcctcaggtctaggctaattcgagttcttaccatcctatggtcactgcagcgtaccttgctgagcacgtccacagcttgtatgatgccagggttatcgcagagtatgaagtctatttcatttctagtctcgccgttcgggctcctccacgtccactttcggctatctcgcttgcggaagaaggtattcattatccgcatattattctgttccgcaaactctactaataactctcccctgctattccttgtgcctatgccatattcccccactgccttgtctccagcctgcttcttgcctaccttgccaTTGaactcgcccatcagtatactgtattttgttttgactttacccatggccgattccacgtcttcatagaggctttcgacttcctggtcatcatgactggatgtaggggcgtagacctgtataaccttcatttcgtacctcttattaagtttcacaacaagacctgccaccctctcgttaatgctatagaattcctgtattttaccagctatgttcttcttaatcaggaatccgactcctagttctcgtctctccgctaagccccggtagcacaggacgtgcccgctttttagcactgtatatgcttcttttcgcctcctaacttcactgagccctattatatcccatttactgccctctaattcctccaatagcactgctagactcgcctcactagataacgttctagcgttaaacgttgccaggttcatattccaatggcggcctgtccggagccagggattcttagcaccctctgcagcgtcgcaggtctgaccgccgccgtggtcagttgcttcgcagctgctggggactgagggccggggtttgattgttgtgttcatattggaggttgtggccaagtactgcaccagggtggccaatcctgctctggtgagggagtgcgttaccggttctggtcaccgggatcaggccacactccaggcctgtttatgcaattttatcaacacgcggattttttttttatccggtggaaaattgcgcggcaccgggattcgaaccacggacctcttgcacgcgaggcgggtgttctacctctacgccaccgcgtAGGTGGAGTAGAGCTTCCACGTCATGCGAAAGCTTCCACGTCATGGCGAAAATGCGACTATTGCACTGTCACGttctgtgctgcatgtgtggcgTTGACGTGGTGACCCACCTTTGGAACACTGCGCAGTCATCTTACCTGTGccgcttctttgtttgtttattgctacTGCATAACGTTGAGACAACCTACATCGCTTTGGACTCGGCTGTGTCCGGCGCGATGGCGCATtttttgtagctgtgctagcgaaagcttgtGTTGTGTACAAGCGATGCACCACCGCTCCTCGGCTGGACGAAGCACCAGCGCGGAAGAAACAGGAAGCGACCCCGCCCTGAGTCGAGTTCCAAGAATTCTCCGTCACCCCCAGCATCTCGGCCaccggacagggaccgagagtttgcccccctTGAACACATGCGGCTCTCGTCTGCGTCTTTTGTAGAGAATAAACTCAGTctcttttctgccaccaaccgatgtGGATTCCTTTCACGGACGGggccagaccctgtacgtaacagcttgCGAGAACGCGCCTACACGAATACacaggtgtatctaagccaatgaCCAAGGGATCTGTCGCAGCAATAGCGTAGCAGGCTGAAGCGCAGCAGCGTTATCAATTATCATAATcttatacagatggttctattatcgcggaatacagctgtgttgattgacaagtcacttcatCACACGTACACGAAACGTAACATCGATGCATTAGAAAGAATTCAGCGAAAAGCTGTACGCTTTATATTTTCTAAATACCGTCCAACTGACTCACCCTCAAAGTTAATGAAAATGAATAATATACAAACACTAAAATTGCGAAGGAAAATTCAAAGGATTAAGTTCCTCTATCTGCTTCAGAATAATCAGCTATCTATTAATCCGCAGCAATACATACAGCCACTAACAGGGCGATTTACAAGGCACCGGCATGCCAAGTCATTAACTCCCTATTTTGCCAGGACCAACACCTCTAAATATTCCTTGTTTCCTCGCCCAATAACCGAATGGAATAACTTGCCCATATCACTTCTTATTAACACTGAAAGCATTGAATGCGTTGACACCTGACCATGCGACAGCTGAAAAATGTTGATTGCTTTTATATCTTGTTTTGTTGCAGTGTTTctgaaatttttattttttattttcctgcaATCATTCCAATGTAATTCTTATTTCTGTTTTGCTACTCACATACTCTTGCATTTCCTTATTATTTTTTCCTGTACTTCTGCCCCTCCTGCAAGGGCCACTACAAGGCCTGCAGTatattctaaataaataaataaataaatgcgcccATTGGGATGGAACGACTGAAAACTCGAGGGAGCGGCGCCGCTGCAATCGGAAGCGCTGTACATACTTAAAATGTTATCATAAATTATACGCTTTTCTCGGACCGCTTAAATGCGTCACCAAATTATTAGGAGGACCTaacctaacgactcagtacgtttgtacacaatcgtcaaaatcgtttcttGGTCCCTTTCAGCCAAATGCCAAGTAAATATAGTAAAGAATAATTGCCCGAAGCCGTAAAGAGAACAGCCACGGAGATAATTAACAGCCCGTTCCTTAGCAGATAGCATGCAGGCACCTCTAGCGGTGTGCCGCGCAAGTACATGATAACCCGCATAGGACGTCAATTCTAGAAGTGAGAAAACGTACATGCTAATAACATGACGgcttaagaaataaaaaataaacaagctgagaaataaaaataatcaGAGGACCAAGGAGAATTTAAGTCCGAATATCACTTCAATTTCAACGCACTGACACCCCAGCAACCTTGTAGCCATCGCTTAGCCCCCACACCGAATTTATTTATGTTCCGCTGGCTACCCTCGAAACCCAAATCCTTGAGCAGGCTAACTGCTCCCACATTTACCGCTAGATGTATAGTGTGACAGTTTAAAACAACATGATCAGCTTCTGTGGCACTTTCGCACGCTGTGCGCGAAACGGAGAAGGAATGACGACAATAAACTGAAGGAGAGATAGGCGAAATTCTAGGTAGCACTTTATATAGAAAAAACGAATTAGGTTGAGTGATTTCACGCTACGCAGATGTAACAATCGTCATCACAACAGTCGTCCATTGGTGTAGTCTATTAGGAAATTTGAAACGAGAGCCGTTCGATAGCATAGGCAAGTGTCACACAGCTTGCACCGAGTCATAAATTGATCAATCGATTCAGTGATTCTATGAGTGAGTCTTCACTCCCCACAAAGTGATTGTGAAGAAAGGGAATTCGAAAACGACCTCACATGTAGATACGTCCTGCAGCTACGGCGGCGCTGGCGTCACTGCGGACGTCGTTCATGCTGGCCACCATGGACCACTGGTTTCTCTCCACGTCGTACCGCTCCACCGTGTCGGTACAGTTCCGGCCGTCGGAACCTCCCATGGCGTAAATGTGACCCTGGGAAGACATGACAGCCCGTGAAACGACTGCCAACAGCTGGGAAATCTCCCACGAGCTCAACATGCTAAATAATAATAGCTGATGAAGCTAAAGAATTGCTAGAAAGCCGTAAGACCAGCAAGTACACCGATAATCAAAAGCCCCGTAGCACATGACAGGCACCCCTAAAGGTGAGTCGCGAAACTACAAAATAAGCCGGATGTGACGTAGCATACACTACGCGAGGGAAGTAGAGAGAAGCCCCGATGGCTCACTTAAGGCACAGTCTGGGTTCTACgtcacttctggcgagctgcagCTGGGGGGGCTGTTTACAGTTTCAGTATGAAAGACACGTTTTTGATGCATCCCTTAATATTTCGCCTATATAATAACGGACTGCGCCTTTCCTGCCTTCTCTGTAACTAATAAATTATCACTAGAACTAATTTTTATCCAAATTTTTTGCGACAATTGGCATTCGGGCAGTTACGCTGTAATAGCTCAATTGAAGCGTAGTTAGCCCAGCTTCAAGCAATTTTCCTGAAGGAAATGAAGGCTCCCTGCAGTGGACAGTAGGCTGGTGCGTAGAGGGAAATGCAGATGctcaaagaaggaaagaaatatgGGCGTTGTAGTTCCGTTGGTCCATCCAAGGAATGGTGCtgtcaaaactaaaaaaaaagcctTTCCTTTCATGCGACAGCAGTGTAACATTCGCAATGAGTTCCCTAAAAGCCCAGCTAGTGTTGCTTCTAGTGGCAGCCTGTTTGATATTTTACCGCCTGTCCCGCCACACCATTGTATGCTTGCGAAATTTCATAGTGCGATCTTCCTCACCAACGTAATCATCATGAGCTGATCTTTATGTCCACCGCAGCACAAAGGCCTCTCGTTCCAATTACCGCTCTCTAGAGCTATAGCCTATTCCAAgatgcgcctgcaaatttcctcctTCCATCGCACCTCCTTATTCTAtggcgtcctcgactgcgcttaccTTGGCACCCATTGTATAAATATAATATTAAACTAATAATGTAATAGTGTAATAACATCTAATGATGTAACTGTATAATAATTTAATAACGTTTAATAATGTAACTGTCAGCCCCACGCATTACATGGCGGGCCAAGCTCCATATTTTTTGTTTCAGTGTCGACTGGAATGTCGGGTTCCCCTGTATGCTCGGTAATCCACATCGCCATCTTCCTATCTCTGAACGTTACACCTGAAATTTTCTTTTCGGGGATAGCGGTAAGCTCCCGGTCATGATTTAGTCATGCCTGCCGTCCCTTTTAGGcaattgaccaaggtaaacgAACTCTGGCAcacattctagaggctgactgcaaTTCAGGAATTCTCGCTTCCTTGCCAGCAACATTGCCTTTGTATTCtgccatattaatcttcaaccataACTTCCCCGCTATCTCTACTAAGGTCATCAGTCATCTGTTCCAAGTTATCCCCGTCGTTACTGAATAGGTCAATGTCTtcgatgatgtgtggtgttttctGGCGctagggccaggtatggccatagAGCGCCATGACAATTGGTCATGTTAACGATGTATTGTGAATGGCGtggacaatgaattcctcatggtatacgtgacgtggctgtaaaagggcctaaaacctgtcgctgtaaatggtgtaaaatatataggtgctaaaataatgacactggcTAGGTAGTTATGGGGGCTATGGCAACGGGGTGTCGTTAACAACATGATGCaacataacataacaatgacacaATAGCTTCAAGAAATCCCTTGAGTACAACGGCTGTTATACGTGTGCTAAAAATTACCTGGCCAAATGCTTTTCAGGGTCTGTTTCTGCTGAAAACTCTAGGAATAATTTcatattaaaaagcggttcattgctaagaaaaaacGTCGGGTGAGGAGGTaaattttcgcgatatgcagaagtgaaatactttttcctctgtgcttctaatgcagggcattgaataagatcctgcaggactgtgagatttttgccgcacttaccacaagtcggaggataccccccagtcaagaggtaagagtgagtgccaTAAGCGCGTCCTATTCTTTTtcggcaaaggagcacttcgcTATAGCGTGGTGTTTTCTCCGATATCCAATGTCCTAATTTTGGTCtgatcaagtgcagtttattggATATCTGAGTATTCCACTGTTTCTGCCAGTTGAGTTTCAGCTTGTAACACAAGTATGGTTTAAGATCTGTTGCTGGGATGGGTATGTTTGTGTCCGTGTCGCTAAAAGCTACTGAggtagctttctcgtcagcagctCCATTGCCTTTTgtgccacagtggccaggtacccagcataggatgatcaCTTGCTTAGCATAGGACAATTTCAACCGTATATTGCTGAGATATTCCCCGTTGAATCTCACTCCGCATTCTTTCCAATATCCCCTTCCGTCACGGCATCCACATTTGTGGACGTGACCTACTTtcgccatttctgtgcagtggtacgtagcaaggaatagagcacaAACAATAAGCTTAGGGCAAATTGAGCATACTTATAACTTAAATTGCTTCCATTTTGCTTCTGAATGGTATGTGTCGTTACAGAGTACCGCTTTGGTGGAGGCACTACCATGTTTTACGTGATACTTGACGTGGTGCATGTCGTTAGCAACCttgaaacacatttttttttcttacatgaaatgcttgaggccaatgAATAACTTGTGCGTGTAATCCGAATGGGGGCTTTAAtcatttttatgaagaaacgtagcatgactgactttacaatatacaaatatttagttactcgGCAATTATAATGATTCATCATAAAATGCTCAATGAGTCATTCTACCACTTTGGTTTGCTTTCAGTGTAGTCTCGAGCACCACATATGTCTCACACATGTATCGACAGTcaatcataattcgtgactgaaggggatatattACCTTGAACAGGTTAACAGTAAACAGTGGATAGCGTTAGAGAGATTGTCTCTGATTGCCTGACCTCAATCTCAATAACTATTTTTACGCTTTTATTATGAATTTAGGGCCAGTAAGAATTAGTGCAGGATGCCTTTTGCGCCAGTAAGGGCACGTTTCAAGACTTAGACGATCCTAGGTCCAAAGTAACAACGtcgtggacccgccgtggttgcttagtggctatggtgttgggctgctaagcccgaggtaacgggatcgaatcccggccacggcggccacatttcgatgggggcgaaatgcgaaaacacccgtgtacttagatttaggtgcacgttatagaacaccaagtggtccaaatttccggagtcccccactacggcgtgcctcataatccgaaagtggttttggcacgttaaactccataatctaatctaacaatGTCGTGGCTTTTACGCCGGGGGACAGCTGAGGGCGCGGGGTTTCGTGGTTCGTTAGTGTCAATGTAAGATTCGTagcagcattttaagtgcaagACTCGAAAAACCGAGAATGGTAGTACATACAGTAATCACTCAGTATAAGAAATATTATTCCAAGTACCACTTTCTCattctcttttttctttgcttgccACAGCACTGTATGCAATTGTTGCATGCAATGTGTACAGTTCCCATAAAAGCTCGCGCCGACCGTATTGTTTGGCTAGCTTTGCGGCAATAGTAACGTGGTTGCCCTTCGTCAACCGTGCTTGCCTGGAGAGCTACAACGCTCACGTAGCTGCGTTCATACGCCATGCTAGCCTTGGCGCTCCATCGGGCCTGAGCCACGTCGAAGCAGTCGACCGTGCGGTAGCACACGCGGCCGTCGTTGCCACCCACGATGTAGATGCACTTGTTGACCACGGCCACGCCATGGCACGCCCTGCGGTGGACGTTGACGAAAACCGATGTACAAAATGCGATGTACACCCCAGCAACTTTGCATAATCTAGCTATCTGGCCTCGAAGCTTTATCGACGTTATCCCTCGGTACAGCTGGAGCGCACTTGCATGCATTTTCTAAGGTGTGACCACAAAACTGCACACCCGGAAAATAAGGAAAATAAGTTTTAGCGCTGCATGAAAGCTATAACAACACAGAATGCGAATATCAAAGCGCTTAGTCAACGCCGCGTTTTCTCAACAATACGAAGCCGCATCACTTGCTTCCATCAGTTTGCACTCGGAAGCTGGTACCTGCGAAATATTTGTGCGCGTGGACTTCCGAGCTAGTGGTCACCATTTCTGGCACGCTGCCTCTCTTTTCAGACTGTGCGAAACATCGCATTGAAAAAAATCTACCCTTTTTTCTGCATGCTGACAGCCACTTGCAACAATCTAGCTTGTTGAGGGGGCCACATTACCTGGCCGTAGCGTTCTGGTTCTCCATCACGCGCCACTTGGCAGCACGACAGTCGTAGGTCAGCATGTCGTTGGTCGCGCCCGTTGTCCAGCCACCGAAGAGGAAGAGAATGTCCTTTGGCAAGCGAGGCTTGAGCCACAACCGCCTGTTCAGGTCGACGCGTGCAACATATCCAACCACCATGTAAGGTTCATCGCCGGCGAACGCGCCAAAAGGCATGGAGGGCTGGGTGAGTGTCTGCGGGGAAAAGTTCACGCATGTGTACGGTAAAAATGACCTGCCGTCCATAAATCTTGGAAAGCAGAGAAATGGTACAAAGTACGTAACAGGACGAATGAAAGAGAGCGTGAACTTGTCCGTCTACGTGTACCGGGTTACCAAGGATATAGACGAGATCCCCGTTAATAGCGCCTTCGTCTGGCGCAGAATTCAGCCGGCCAGTACACAGCTATTATTCCTGCGACCAATCAGATTCTACTTATGTGGCTGCTGTGTAGCGCCACGTTGGGCTTGGACAAAAAGTCACAAGACAACCGTATGAGCGTTGTTACTGCATTACACGCCTGCTATACGTCGTCATTCTGATGAGCTTTGTGCGGATAAAGAAAAACTGCTAGGATCGGAGCTGCCGCAGCTCCTTACCAGGAAAGGTGTGGCCAATGCTTGTATGCGTTAAATTACACATTGTAGTTTACGGAATATGGGAACACCGGATATTGCACGGCAACAGAACACAAAGCCCATATGTACAACAAAACCGCCAGAAACTGTCAAGCTGTTGTAAACGACGAGATACATAAATTAACGATTACGCTGCTGCCGGCGCCTTAACAACAGAAAATAAGCTGCAGTCATAACGATAGTGTTGTGTGCTCTAATTGCATTCTATATGACGCGATGGTGCTGTCAACGCTGCTGTTCGCGTTGCGCAGTAACTGTAGGGCAGGAGGATCGTCGTAGCACGAGATCTTGAGAGATTGCAAGGTCCTGAGCTTCTGCATACCACTACATTGTATAAGCACTAATAATGCACGACAACATTGCTGGCGCAGCATGCGCCAACATCCCTAACAGCGCATGCGTTATTTCCTTCTCGCTACAAGAGAAAGCTGCAGTAGCTTTCGATACTATCTAAAGCCCGACCGGCCGCTCAC includes:
- the LOC126516731 gene encoding uncharacterized protein, with translation MLLQESRPRLNYGAHCCPGKTTDAILKVERRRDFEKVATHPQVQSDGDSVKVLKVIERTLTQPSMPFGAFAGDEPYMVVGYVARVDLNRRLWLKPRLPKDILFLFGGWTTGATNDMLTYDCRAAKWRVMENQNATARACHGVAVVNKCIYIVGGNDGRVCYRTVDCFDVAQARWSAKASMAYERSYVSVVALQGHIYAMGGSDGRNCTDTVERYDVERNQWSMVASMNDVRSDASAAVAAGRIYIVGGFTGRAILDTVECYDPSTDVWTRLQAISSPRRGLMVVADNETLYIMGGFDGTHTRCSMEKFDVRTARFSMLPGMPEATSNFAAVLLEGCIYTIGGVTQVTTSEIVRRYDIASERWYRASKIPKSCSASAACIIEDVANPAAWV